The nucleotide sequence TGCCCCCAAGTTAGCGGAACTCGGAGAATTAAAAACTCAGGTTACCAATATGACCGCAGAAACCAAGGCCTTAACAACAATCTTTAATCAGGTCAAGCCCTGGTCAGCCTTGCTACAAGATATAACTCGGGTAACGCCAACTGGCATTCAGGTTACTAAAATTACCCAAGCTGCTCCGCCTGCTCCACCCCCGCCACCGCCCGTCAAAGAAGGAGAGGCTCCACCCCCACCCCCGCCGCCACCCATGACGAGTGAGTTAACTATTGAAGGACAAGCTAGCTCCTTTGATAGCATCAATGACTTTCTTCTTTTACTTAACCAGAAATCTCCATTTGTAGTTAAAGATGCTAGCCGGTTGGTCGCAGCTGCCCGTCCTGGCGTTTCTTCACCTCTACAGGTTGCTAACTGCGAGCCATCTTTTATTTGTTTTCGAGTCATGACCACGGTTAATGATGTTCCGGCTTCTGAATTGATTCAAGCCTTAGAGCAGAACGGTGCATCCGGTTTAGCCTCTCGGATTAAATTTTTGAAAGAACGAGGAGTGGTAACACAATGACCCTAACTGGAGATTTTGGCTCCCCCATTCAAGACAGTCCGCCCCCGTCTTATCCCACCGTATTTGGGGTTACTTTCACGCCCATTGTTACAGGGATTCTGATTGCAGTTGGTGGTTTATTAGTGGCCGCTTACCTTGGCTCAATCCTCGTTGCTCCAAAACTCGAAGAAGCGACTACCTTGCAACTTGAGCTCTCCCAACAAGAGGATGACCTGAAGCAGCGGGAGGAGACCCTCAAGCAACTTAACAAAGTGGTCGCTGACCTTGAGCAGGCCAAGGTGAATAACCAACAAGTACGGACTCTCTTTGCGGATCAAAAAGCCTTGGATACACTTCTCCTAGATTTGAATCAGATTATCAATGCTAGCCAAGCCCGCCTAGACAAGTATGAGCCACAACCCCCTACAGTTGTTTCAGATAGCTCCCTTGGGCCTGAACTCAATAACAAAATT is from Synechococcus sp. PCC 6312 and encodes:
- a CDS encoding PilN domain-containing protein → MYVIDINLLRDRPEFGGEVDSGTVGGGTDNTPIIIGGVAAAVFIGLVVLGAAGATYWTSQLQAKKAEVEARLGEVAPKLAELGELKTQVTNMTAETKALTTIFNQVKPWSALLQDITRVTPTGIQVTKITQAAPPAPPPPPPVKEGEAPPPPPPPPMTSELTIEGQASSFDSINDFLLLLNQKSPFVVKDASRLVAAARPGVSSPLQVANCEPSFICFRVMTTVNDVPASELIQALEQNGASGLASRIKFLKERGVVTQ